In the Flagellimonas sp. HMM57 genome, one interval contains:
- a CDS encoding cupin-like domain-containing protein: MESTIKINKIDRCKGLSKKEFYDKYVKKSLPVVVTDKSEWTSLEKFTPEYFKSNYDHVTNTIDGKTYKLSQIIDLCMASTPENKAPYPNIYDITQHFPEYVKVIPDLQYGKSNRIFSRILPRLIASRNNQQELFFGGKGCSFPKLHIDLNWVHTQITQIIGEKEFILYPPSDTPFLYPDKTLPNYSNVNIMNPDYDAHPLFKKAKALRIRLNPGETIFIPSGWWHTTYIHDFNLTYAVDHVNSFNWNTFMDQNYQSAKKHYPNIAWTLKVYKLIMGKVFNFKEAIFN, encoded by the coding sequence ATGGAATCAACTATTAAAATAAACAAGATTGACAGATGTAAAGGACTTTCAAAAAAGGAATTTTACGATAAATATGTAAAAAAGTCATTGCCTGTAGTAGTTACTGATAAAAGTGAATGGACATCGTTGGAAAAATTTACACCGGAATACTTCAAATCCAATTATGATCATGTTACCAATACTATTGATGGCAAAACTTACAAACTATCGCAAATAATTGATTTGTGTATGGCTTCAACTCCCGAAAATAAAGCTCCCTACCCCAATATATATGATATAACACAACATTTCCCAGAATATGTTAAGGTCATACCTGATTTGCAATATGGAAAATCCAACAGGATTTTTAGTCGAATACTACCAAGATTAATTGCAAGTCGTAACAATCAACAAGAACTATTTTTTGGGGGAAAAGGGTGTTCATTTCCAAAGCTACATATTGATTTAAATTGGGTGCATACTCAAATCACCCAGATAATTGGAGAGAAAGAGTTTATTTTATATCCTCCTAGCGATACCCCTTTCTTATATCCCGACAAAACACTGCCCAATTACAGTAATGTCAATATCATGAACCCTGACTATGATGCACATCCATTGTTCAAAAAAGCTAAAGCCTTAAGAATAAGACTTAATCCTGGCGAAACCATTTTTATCCCATCGGGCTGGTGGCATACAACATATATCCACGATTTTAATCTTACATACGCGGTTGATCATGTGAATTCATTTAATTGGAATACCTTCATGGATCAGAATTACCAATCCGCAAAAAAACATTATCCAAACATCGCCTGGACACTCAAAGTATATAAGCTAATTATGGGTAAAGTATTCAATTTTAAAGAAGCGATATTTAATTGA
- a CDS encoding polyketide synthase, translated as MKKKQLTSNDKKLLDAFNDTSFDFPNNLTIVDLFQQQVDKTPENIAVVFKDSVLTYLQLNELSNKFANFLGQNYDLKKGDFIGLMLERSEYLIISILGILKTGCAYVPIDIEAPLKRKEYVQNDSSCKITVDEVLLGKFKTREDHYSSKVDVSPVKTKDLAYIIYTSGTTGNPKGVMVEHASVVNLIFSLTQFFQIDSSDKTLLFSNYFFDASIEQMFLALLNGGELVVIDKKDIKDHILPSIIEKYAITHLNATPSYLDTLPDLSHLKSLKLIVTGGEVCSLKLANRMAGYCNLYNTYGPTENTVTSTVLKYSERLLNEKSFPIGKPIHNTKAYVLSENLDILPVGEVGELCLAGSGLARGYLNNEKLTAEKFIDNPFEPGNKMYRTGDFAKWKKDGTLEFLGRKDDQVKIRGYRIELGEIETVLNAIKGIKKAIVLASNHFGTEPSLISYLQATEDKLSTQSIKEEISKTLPVYMIPTIFMWIEEFPINRNGKVDKTKLPVPAYQRPDSAPIYRKPRTKTEKQIAQIWSETLSIPKIGLDDNFFELGGTSLLTQKLATVLTENLDTKVPVTKIYQNPTISQLVEFLEKDKNKIPMDTKRRRRPSSREVAIIGMAGRFPGANTIDELWKVLEHGKETISFFSKQELDKSIPESLRNDPLYVGARGIVPSAKEFDARFFGMSPKLAEAMDPQQRLFLEIAWEALEQSGYLPKHYDGTIGVYAGAGGNTYYTNNVLPNQELLNQVGSFQANTVNDKDYIATRTAYHLDLKGPAVNVYSACSTSLLAIAEAVEAIRSGRCEIALAGAASVTAPMYSGHLYQEGSMLSSDGHCRPFDIDAKGTVFSDGAGVVLLKDLADAKKDGDIIHGIIKGIGVNNDGGNKGSFTAPSIQGQAGAISSALADARITPDKISYVEAHGTATPLGDPIEIEGLHMVFGKKAENKHCAIGSIKSNMGHLTSAAGVAGLIKTLLAMKHNKIPPSIGFEEPNPAIDFKNSPFYVNQKLNDWKSNGTKKAGISSFGVGGTNVHIIVEEHADQKQVSNGNERPIQFLPWSAKTKESLLAYQKALGTHLKEMSKPTLSDIAFSLSTTRDLFSHRSFVLSNDKNDLANMLLLKEENDIKSNVVKVMPSELVFLFPGQGSQYPQMGRALYENEPVFREAVTRCAKLLQNVLELDIREVIYPELDTLETKNRLKDTKYTQPALFVVEYALAQLWVSWGVKPTVLCGHSIGEFVAAHLAGVFSLEDALRLITIRGKLISGLPGGSMLSVRMDAENITKLLPETLSIAAINSDQLCVVSGPDKIIEQFASQLKEKGIACMILATSHAFHSNMMNPILDSFKIEVEKVSLNIPRLPMVSTVSGTWLSDAEATDPEYWTNHLRKSVRFSDALETMLATEDTILLEVGPGRALTTLSNQKKGLKSLVSLSSLPTPKAGYSAYNSILIALGNLWLNGIEPNWREFYKDQTRQKVLLPSYVFDKKPCWIEPLAMESNKNTLVQDPNTSKPEINQNSTVMREEIILEKISDIITNTSGIELETSEYNLNFLELGLDSLVLTQMALTCKNEFKLPITFRQLNDSFNSPTLLAKYLDENLPKDMYAHEIDNNQNTAPIQNIDSSKENLSFATNGNQDSALSLIAQQIQLLGKQIELMQGNESKESYIQKPKSEVPIPKIPTANDLSEDEKRDLKKPFGASPRIERNSTGLNPSQADFLKDLISNYNKKTAKSKSNTQHNRRHMADPRVVSGFKPLTKELVYPIIIEKSLGNKLWDLDGNEYLDTVNGFGSCFFGYQPDFITEVLHKQIDTGFEVGPQHPLAGEVCELLCEFTGHERAGLCNTGSEAVLGAMRIARTVTGRSLIVAFKGSYHGINDEALVRGSKKLKTFPAAAGVLPSAVQNVLILDYGTQKSLDIIKNRANELAAVLVEPVQSRRPEFQPVEFLKEVREITKASETVLIFDEIITGFRMHPGGAQALFDIKADVATYGKVIGGGISIGAILGDKKYMDALDGGFWNYGDDSFPEVGVTYFAGTFVRHPLALASAKASLTFMKQQGGNLQNRLNEMTKNFALDMNSSFKTKGLPLEITYFGSLWRLTFLEEMPYSELLFVLLRKNGIHILDGFSCFVTNAYTIDDMQKIKKELLSALEELANVNFLPNHVKNSSIESNEVLTAKKINTPPLEGAKLGIDEDGNPAWYVVDKTNQGEYLKIDL; from the coding sequence ATGAAAAAAAAGCAATTGACCTCAAACGACAAAAAACTACTTGACGCGTTTAATGATACGAGTTTTGATTTTCCCAATAATCTTACAATTGTAGACCTATTTCAACAGCAAGTTGATAAAACACCTGAAAACATCGCCGTTGTTTTTAAAGATTCGGTATTGACATACCTACAATTAAATGAACTCTCAAATAAGTTTGCAAATTTTTTAGGGCAAAATTACGACCTAAAAAAGGGAGATTTTATAGGACTGATGCTAGAACGAAGCGAATATCTAATAATCAGTATTCTAGGGATTCTTAAAACAGGATGTGCCTACGTACCCATTGATATTGAAGCTCCCCTAAAAAGAAAAGAATATGTTCAAAATGATAGTTCTTGTAAAATTACTGTTGATGAAGTCCTACTTGGGAAATTTAAGACACGTGAAGACCACTATTCCAGTAAAGTGGATGTCTCCCCTGTAAAAACAAAAGATTTAGCTTACATAATATATACTTCTGGAACCACGGGTAACCCCAAAGGAGTAATGGTAGAGCATGCTTCTGTAGTAAATCTGATTTTTTCTTTGACACAGTTCTTTCAAATTGATTCATCAGACAAAACACTTCTTTTTTCAAACTATTTTTTTGACGCTTCCATAGAACAAATGTTTCTCGCTTTGCTAAATGGGGGCGAATTAGTCGTAATCGATAAAAAAGATATTAAAGATCATATTTTACCTTCTATAATAGAAAAATATGCAATTACGCATCTTAATGCCACACCTAGCTATTTGGATACATTGCCTGATCTTTCCCATTTGAAATCACTGAAGCTAATCGTCACTGGAGGGGAAGTTTGTTCCTTGAAGTTAGCAAATAGGATGGCTGGTTATTGTAATTTGTATAATACCTATGGGCCTACAGAAAATACGGTTACCTCAACAGTGTTAAAATACTCTGAAAGACTTCTAAATGAAAAATCATTCCCCATAGGTAAGCCTATCCATAATACCAAAGCCTACGTGCTTTCAGAAAACCTAGATATATTGCCAGTTGGGGAGGTAGGAGAATTGTGCTTGGCAGGAAGTGGGTTGGCTAGAGGGTATTTGAACAATGAAAAATTGACAGCTGAAAAATTTATAGATAATCCTTTTGAGCCGGGAAATAAAATGTACAGAACCGGTGATTTTGCAAAATGGAAAAAAGATGGAACGCTAGAATTTTTAGGGCGAAAGGATGATCAGGTAAAAATTAGAGGGTATAGAATAGAGTTAGGTGAGATAGAAACAGTACTAAACGCAATAAAAGGCATTAAAAAGGCAATAGTACTTGCCAGCAATCATTTTGGAACAGAGCCTTCTTTAATATCATATTTACAGGCTACTGAAGATAAGTTATCTACCCAATCAATTAAAGAAGAAATTTCCAAGACGCTGCCAGTTTACATGATACCTACTATTTTTATGTGGATTGAGGAGTTTCCCATCAATAGAAATGGAAAAGTGGACAAGACCAAATTACCCGTTCCAGCGTATCAAAGACCAGATTCAGCACCTATCTATCGTAAACCGCGCACCAAAACTGAAAAACAGATTGCACAGATTTGGAGCGAAACATTATCTATACCAAAGATAGGGCTTGATGATAATTTTTTTGAACTGGGCGGCACTTCATTACTTACACAAAAACTAGCTACGGTACTGACAGAAAATTTGGATACTAAAGTACCTGTTACTAAAATTTATCAAAACCCTACCATATCACAATTGGTTGAATTCTTGGAAAAGGATAAAAACAAAATACCAATGGATACTAAAAGAAGGAGAAGACCTTCTTCCAGAGAAGTTGCCATAATTGGTATGGCAGGAAGGTTTCCAGGTGCAAATACAATCGACGAACTTTGGAAAGTACTTGAACATGGAAAAGAGACCATCTCGTTCTTTTCAAAACAAGAACTGGATAAGAGTATTCCAGAGTCATTACGCAATGACCCTCTTTATGTGGGTGCTAGGGGGATTGTTCCATCTGCTAAAGAGTTTGATGCCAGATTTTTTGGAATGAGTCCGAAATTGGCAGAAGCAATGGATCCACAACAACGCTTATTTTTAGAAATTGCATGGGAGGCTTTAGAACAATCTGGTTATTTGCCCAAACATTATGATGGTACAATTGGAGTTTATGCAGGCGCAGGCGGAAATACATACTACACAAACAATGTACTCCCAAACCAAGAATTACTGAATCAAGTAGGCAGTTTTCAAGCTAATACGGTAAATGATAAAGATTATATAGCAACTAGAACCGCTTATCACTTAGATTTAAAAGGACCGGCCGTTAATGTCTATTCTGCATGCTCTACATCTTTACTTGCAATTGCAGAAGCCGTAGAGGCAATACGAAGTGGTAGGTGCGAAATAGCATTGGCAGGTGCAGCGAGTGTAACCGCACCAATGTACAGTGGCCATCTATATCAGGAAGGATCTATGTTAAGTTCTGACGGTCATTGTCGTCCTTTTGATATTGATGCTAAAGGAACTGTATTTAGCGATGGTGCAGGTGTCGTTTTGCTTAAAGATTTGGCGGATGCAAAAAAAGATGGTGATATTATACATGGTATCATCAAGGGTATAGGGGTCAATAACGATGGTGGAAATAAAGGTAGTTTTACTGCCCCAAGCATACAAGGACAAGCAGGTGCTATTAGCAGTGCTCTCGCAGATGCTCGCATTACCCCAGATAAGATTAGCTACGTAGAAGCACACGGTACGGCAACACCATTAGGAGATCCCATAGAAATAGAAGGCCTACATATGGTTTTTGGCAAAAAAGCAGAGAACAAGCATTGTGCAATCGGTTCAATTAAGAGTAATATGGGACACTTGACTTCGGCAGCGGGTGTTGCAGGATTAATAAAGACCTTATTGGCCATGAAGCATAATAAAATACCTCCTTCAATTGGTTTCGAAGAACCTAACCCGGCCATCGATTTCAAAAACAGTCCCTTTTATGTGAACCAAAAATTGAATGATTGGAAATCAAACGGCACAAAAAAAGCAGGAATCAGTTCTTTCGGTGTAGGTGGCACAAACGTGCATATCATTGTAGAGGAGCATGCCGATCAAAAACAAGTATCTAACGGTAATGAAAGACCAATACAGTTTTTACCCTGGTCAGCTAAAACGAAAGAAAGTTTATTGGCCTATCAAAAAGCATTAGGTACCCATTTAAAAGAAATGTCCAAACCTACGCTGTCGGATATAGCTTTCTCTTTATCTACAACTAGAGATCTTTTCAGCCACAGGAGCTTTGTCTTGTCAAATGATAAAAATGATTTGGCAAATATGCTTCTGCTCAAAGAAGAAAACGATATCAAATCCAATGTCGTAAAGGTAATGCCCAGCGAATTAGTATTTCTTTTTCCGGGTCAAGGTTCCCAATATCCACAAATGGGGCGAGCACTTTATGAAAACGAACCTGTATTTAGGGAAGCAGTAACCCGTTGTGCAAAGTTGCTACAAAATGTATTAGAACTGGACATAAGAGAAGTTATTTATCCTGAGCTTGATACTCTGGAAACAAAAAATAGACTAAAGGATACAAAATATACCCAACCTGCTTTATTTGTTGTTGAATATGCTCTGGCACAACTATGGGTTAGTTGGGGCGTAAAACCGACGGTACTCTGCGGTCATAGCATTGGTGAGTTTGTTGCGGCCCATCTGGCCGGTGTTTTTAGCTTAGAAGACGCGCTAAGATTGATAACAATACGTGGAAAATTAATAAGCGGGTTACCCGGAGGAAGCATGCTTTCCGTTCGCATGGACGCTGAAAACATCACCAAATTATTGCCAGAAACACTTTCAATAGCTGCAATAAACTCGGATCAGTTATGTGTTGTTTCAGGCCCTGATAAGATTATTGAACAATTTGCTTCACAATTAAAAGAAAAAGGAATTGCATGCATGATTTTAGCAACGAGTCATGCATTTCACTCCAATATGATGAATCCAATTTTAGATTCCTTTAAAATTGAGGTTGAAAAGGTGTCTTTAAATATCCCGCGTTTACCTATGGTATCCACAGTTAGCGGTACATGGTTGAGCGATGCGGAAGCAACCGATCCAGAATATTGGACCAATCATTTAAGGAAATCTGTTCGCTTCTCAGATGCTCTGGAAACCATGTTGGCTACAGAAGATACGATTCTCTTGGAGGTTGGACCTGGTCGTGCGCTGACAACGTTATCAAATCAAAAAAAGGGGTTAAAGTCATTGGTTTCACTAAGTAGCTTACCAACTCCCAAAGCAGGATATAGTGCCTACAATTCAATATTAATAGCATTGGGAAATTTATGGCTAAACGGAATAGAACCCAATTGGAGGGAATTCTACAAAGACCAGACTAGGCAAAAAGTACTATTGCCCTCATACGTTTTTGATAAAAAACCTTGCTGGATCGAACCTTTAGCCATGGAAAGCAATAAAAATACCCTTGTTCAAGATCCAAATACATCTAAGCCCGAAATCAATCAAAATTCTACTGTTATGAGAGAGGAAATTATTCTAGAAAAAATTTCAGACATAATAACAAATACGTCAGGTATTGAATTGGAAACTTCCGAATACAATCTGAACTTTCTTGAACTAGGATTGGATTCTTTAGTGTTAACACAAATGGCACTGACTTGTAAAAATGAGTTCAAACTTCCAATAACTTTTCGGCAATTAAACGATAGTTTTAATTCCCCTACTCTATTGGCCAAATATCTGGATGAAAATCTTCCAAAAGATATGTACGCTCACGAAATTGATAACAACCAAAATACAGCCCCAATACAAAACATAGATTCCAGCAAAGAAAATCTTTCGTTTGCCACTAACGGGAATCAAGACTCCGCATTGAGCCTTATAGCACAGCAGATCCAACTTCTTGGAAAACAAATAGAGCTGATGCAGGGAAATGAAAGCAAAGAAAGTTATATACAAAAACCCAAGTCTGAAGTCCCCATACCCAAGATACCCACTGCAAACGATTTATCTGAAGACGAGAAAAGAGATCTTAAAAAACCTTTTGGGGCATCTCCGCGGATCGAAAGAAACTCGACCGGTCTAAATCCCTCACAGGCTGATTTTTTAAAGGATTTAATTAGTAATTACAATAAAAAAACGGCTAAAAGTAAATCGAATACACAACATAACCGCAGGCATATGGCCGACCCTAGGGTTGTATCAGGTTTTAAACCTTTGACCAAGGAACTTGTTTATCCAATTATAATCGAAAAATCGTTGGGCAATAAGTTATGGGATTTAGATGGCAATGAATATCTTGATACTGTAAACGGTTTTGGCTCTTGTTTTTTTGGTTATCAACCAGATTTTATAACAGAAGTTCTTCATAAACAAATAGATACTGGTTTTGAGGTAGGCCCGCAGCACCCATTGGCAGGTGAGGTTTGTGAACTTTTGTGTGAATTTACTGGTCACGAACGGGCAGGTCTTTGCAATACCGGTTCTGAGGCAGTTTTAGGCGCAATGCGTATTGCCAGAACAGTTACCGGTCGCTCTTTAATCGTTGCTTTCAAAGGATCCTATCATGGTATAAACGATGAGGCATTGGTACGAGGCTCTAAAAAACTAAAGACTTTCCCAGCAGCTGCAGGTGTATTACCAAGTGCAGTTCAAAATGTTTTAATATTGGATTATGGTACGCAAAAGAGCTTGGATATCATTAAAAATAGAGCTAATGAGCTAGCGGCTGTTTTGGTCGAACCCGTACAAAGTAGAAGACCAGAGTTTCAACCTGTGGAATTCTTAAAAGAGGTCCGTGAGATAACCAAAGCTTCTGAAACTGTCTTAATTTTCGACGAAATCATTACTGGTTTTAGGATGCACCCTGGAGGCGCCCAGGCATTATTTGATATAAAAGCGGATGTTGCCACCTACGGAAAAGTAATCGGAGGAGGTATTTCCATAGGTGCAATTTTAGGGGACAAAAAGTATATGGACGCCTTAGATGGTGGATTTTGGAACTATGGTGATGATTCTTTTCCAGAAGTAGGTGTCACCTATTTTGCTGGTACTTTTGTACGGCACCCTTTAGCTTTGGCATCGGCTAAAGCTTCTTTGACGTTTATGAAACAACAAGGTGGTAATTTACAAAACCGCTTGAATGAAATGACCAAAAATTTTGCTTTGGATATGAACAGTTCGTTCAAAACCAAGGGCCTTCCGCTTGAAATAACATATTTTGGCTCTTTATGGCGTCTAACATTTTTAGAAGAAATGCCTTATTCAGAATTACTATTTGTTCTGCTAAGAAAAAATGGCATCCATATTTTAGATGGATTCTCTTGTTTTGTTACCAATGCGTATACCATTGATGATATGCAAAAAATCAAGAAAGAGTTATTATCAGCTTTAGAAGAATTGGCAAACGTAAATTTTTTACCTAATCACGTTAAAAATTCTTCTATCGAATCCAATGAAGTACTTACAGCAAAAAAAATAAACACGCCACCTCTTGAAGGAGCAAAACTCGGGATTGACGAAGATGGGAACCCGGCTTGGTATGTTGTGGACAAAACAAATCAAGGAGAATATCTTAAAATTGATTTGTAA